A region from the Vicia villosa cultivar HV-30 ecotype Madison, WI linkage group LG3, Vvil1.0, whole genome shotgun sequence genome encodes:
- the LOC131655658 gene encoding WAT1-related protein At3g28050-like, producing the protein MGNVTVPFVGMIIAECVQVALIILSKQVMAQGMTSFIFIFYSNSIAALVLLPSSFYIHRFQRPPITFSSLSGFFLLGVLGYLAQVFGYAGIYYSSSTLATAMLNLIPGFTFILAVLFRMEQLDWKSYSSLAKSLGTIVSIAGAFIATLYKGVALLKTPSSPVNLSQQLAFSQDTSWIIGGSFLAADCVVASAFIIVQASILKKYPAGLIVVFFYCFFVAILSAVTCLVVERDINAWSLQPKLRLLSVLYSGVFGSAFQVGVTTWCLHQTGPVFVSMFKPIGIVISVVVGVVFLGDAFYLGSLIGATVIVIGFYSVLWGKSKDIEAISLESRGNQAPLLKENSSENI; encoded by the exons ATGGGGAACGTTACAGTTCCTTTTGTAGGGATGATAATTGCAGAGTGTGTTCAAGTCGCGTTAATCATATTAAGCAAACAAGTCATGGCACAAGGAATGACcagtttcattttcattttctacTCCAATTCCATCGctgctcttgttcttcttccatcttctttCTACATCCACAGATTTCAACGTCCTCCAATTACGTTTTCTAGTCTCTCTGGATTCTTCTTACTTGGAGTACTTGG GTATTTGGCGCAGGTTTTTGGATATGCTGGGATTTATTATAGCTCTTCAACACTTGCTACTGCGATGCTTAATCTTATTCCTGGTTTTACCTTCATACTTGCCGTTCTTTTTAG AATGGAACAATTAGATTGGAAAAGCTATAGCAGCCTAGCAAAATCATTGGGAACAATAGTATCAATTGCCGGTGCTTTTATTGCGACTTTGTACAAGGGTGTTGCACTTCTCAAGACACCATCATCACCTGTAAACTTATCTCAGCAGCTAGCTTTCTCACAAGATACTAGTTGGATAATTGGAGGATCATTTCTAGCAGCTGATTGTGTAGTGGCTTCAGCATTTATAATAGTACAG GCTTCTATTCTTAAGAAATATCCAGCAGGGCTGATTGTTGTATTCTTTTATTGTTTCTTCGTGGCCATTCTATCCGCCGTGACATGTTTGGTTGTGGAAAGAGACATCAATGCTTGGAGCTTGCAACCCAAGCTAAGGTTGCTATCAGTTTTATACTCG GGAGTGTTTGGCTCTGCATTTCAAGTTGGTGTGACTACTTGGTGTTTGCACCAGACAGGACCTGTTTTTGTTTCCATGTTCAAGCCAATAGGAATTGTCATATCGGTGGTTGTAGGTGTTGTCTTCCTCGGTGATGCATTCTATCTCGGAAG TTTGATTGGTGCTACTGTGATTGTTATTGGGTTTTATTCTGTATTGTGGGGGAAATCCAAAGATATTGAAGCGATAAGCTTGGAATCAAGAGGCAACCAGGCTCCCCTTTTGAAGGAAAACAGCAGTGAAAACATATAA
- the LOC131661337 gene encoding protein LAZ1 homolog 1-like: MGLMDVLCSCIFLFTVVESTSRSGSMWPNIGGESTGTVSWTVFSASIFVLVALVLSMYLIFEHLAAYNQPEEQKFLIGLILMVPVYSLESFLSLLDSSAAFNCAIIRDCYEAFALYCFERYLIACLGGEEKTIQFMESMSVTDSSTPLLKDAYAYGVVEHPFPLNWILRDWYLGPDFYQSVKIGIVQYMILKMICAMLAVILQTFGVYGEGQFEWRYGYPYLASILNFSQTWALYCLVQFYSVIKDKLEPIKPLAKFLTFKSIVFLTWWQGLAVAFLFSMGAFQGSLAQELKTRIQDYIICIEMGVAAVVHLYVFPAVPYKRGERCVRNAAVMADYASLGTPPDPAEVRDCERSTRMRFGRQDEKDKKPMKFTHSVCDVVLGSGEIIVDDMKFTVSHVVEPVERGISKINKTIHQISENVKRHDEERKKNTKVKDDCDLVPLHSWRTEFSDVHDKLVEGSVSDSGLTNGKRHIQSKGSASRMRR, encoded by the exons ATGGGTTTGATGGATGTTCTATGTTCTTGCATATTTCTTTTTACTGTCGTTGAGTCCACTAGCAGATCTGGGAGTATGTGGCCCAATATAGGCGGGGAGTCCACAGGAACTGTTAGCTGGACAGTCTTCAGTGCAAGTATATTTGTGCTTGTTGCCCTTGTCCTCTCCATGTACCTAATATTCGAGCATTTAGCTGCCTATAATCAGCCCGAG gAGCAGAAGTTTTTGATTGGTCTCATTTTAATGGTTCCTGTCTATTCATTGGAATCG TTTTTGTCACTATTGGATTCCAGTGCGGCATTTAATTGTGCAATTATCCGGGACTGCTATGAGGCTTTTGCATTATATTGCTTTGAAAGATACCTGATAGCTTGCCTAG GTGGTGAGGAGAAAACAATTCAATTTATGGAAAGTATGAGCGTAACAGACTCCAGCACTCCTCTCCTGAAAGATGCATATGCATATGGAGTTGTAGAACATCCATTTCCTTTAAATTGGATCTTAAGAGACTGGTATCTCGGCCCTGACTTCTATCAATCTGTGAAAATTGGCATCGTTCAATAT ATGATACTGAAAATGATCTGTGCAATGCTGGCAGTGATCCTCCAGACTTTTGGGGTTTATGGAGAGGGGCAGTTTGAATGGAGATATGG gtatccctacttGGCAAGTATTCTTAATTTTAGTCAGACCTGGGCCCTGTATTGCCTCGTACAATTCTATTCTGTCATTAAAGATAAACTGGAGCCAATTAAACCATTAGCCAAATTTTTAACATTTAAATCAATAGTCTTTCTAACGTGGTGGCAAGGATTGGCTGTAGCATTTCTTTTTTCTATGGGAGCATTTCAGGGGTCACTTGCTCAAGAGCTGAAAACACGTATACAAGACTATATCATCTGCATAGAG ATGGGCGTTGCTGCTGTTGTGCACCTTTATGTTTTCCCTGCAGTACCTTACAAAAGAGGAGAGCGATGTGTCCGCAATGCAGCGGTGATGGCTGACTATGCATCACTGGGGACACCTCCTGATCCTGCAGAGGTTCGTGACTGTGAGCGTTCAACTAGAATGCGGTTTGGTCGTCAAGATGAGAAAGATAAGAAACCTATGAAGTTTACACATAGCGTCTGTGATGTGGTTCTTGGAAGTGGTGAAATT ATTGTTGATGACATGAAATTTACAGTTTCACATGTGGTAGAGCCGGTTGAAAGGGGCATTTCAAAGATAAACAAAACCATTCATCAAATATCAGAAAATGTAAAACGACATGATGAAGAGCGGAAGAAAAACACTAAGGTCAAGGATGATTGTGACCTCGTTCCCCTGCATTCATGGAGAACAGAGTTTTCTGATGTTCATGACAAACTTGTGGAAGGAAGTGTCAGTGATAGTGGTTTGACTAACGGAAAGAGACATATCCAATCCAAGGGGTCAGCCTCCAGGATGAGAAGATAG
- the LOC131655659 gene encoding WAT1-related protein At1g70260-like → MEGKIRTSELIPFIVMVIMEGCTIGLTIFAKTAITNGMSPFVFIVYTNALATIVLFPSSFLLNHKNRKEKPVFTFSLFMRFLLLGFTGITMTQTLLFLGLSYSSPILVCAMSHLIPTFTFLLNIIHRKVELNLKNSGIQVQIVGIMVSLMGAIVAEFFKGPLIRPSSHNLRYTKKLFVFSSTPEFWVFGGILLAAAAFSVSVANFIQKETVKQYQEPMKMVSYYTLLGTILSAIVSCIFESDVNSWKLKNNMELILVVLTGIFGGVIRPNIQIWLSRMKGSLYVPQFKPFGIAFATTFGVCFFPNSLHYGSVIGASVIGMGYYTILYGEFKGEEDDEKSSEESSDSLDKKIPLLQENMQV, encoded by the exons ATGGAGGGTAAGATTAGGACTTCAGAGTTGATACCATTCATAGTGATGGTGATTATGGAAGGGTGCACTATTGGACTAACTATATTTGCAAAAACTGCAATAACTAATGGAATGAGTCCATTTGTATTCATTGTTTATACCAATGCTTTGGCCACTATAGTTTTGTTTCCTTCTTCCTTTTTATTAAACCACAAAAATAG GAAGGAGAAGCCagtttttactttctctttgttTATGAGATTCTTGCTTCTTGGTTTCACAGG AATAACTATGACTCAAACACTTTTATTTTTGGGTCTAAGTTACAGTTCTCCAATACTTGTATGTGCCATGAGCCACTTGATCCCAACCTTTACTTTTCTCCTCAATATCATTCACAG gaaGGTAGAGTTGAATTTGAAAAACTCTGGTATACAAGTTCAAATAGTTGGTATAATGGTATCACTAATGGGAGCAATAGTTGCTGAATTCTTCAAAGGACCACTCATAAGACCTTCTTCTCACAACCTTAGATACACTAAGAAACTTTTTGTCTTTTCCTCAACACCTGAATTTTGGGTTTTTGGTGGCATTTTGCTTGCTGCTGCTGCTTTCTCAGTTTCAGTTGCCAACTTTATTCAG AAAGAAACTGTTAAGCAATATCAAGAACCAATGAAGATGGTTTCTTATTATACCTTGCTTGGGACAATTCTTAGTGCAATAGTTTCATGCATATTTGAAAGTGATGTAAATTCTTGGAAGCTAAAGAATAACATGGAGCTCATTCTCGTTGTTCTAACG GGCATATTTGGGGGTGTGATTCGTCCAAATATTCAAATTTGGTTGAGTAGAATGAAGGGTTCACTTTATGTGCCACAGTTCAAGCCTTTTGGTATTGCTTTTGCTACCACTTTTGGAGTTTGCTTCTTTCCTAATAGTCTTCATTATGGAAG TGTGATAGGAGCAAGTGTGATTGGAATGGGGTATTATACAATATTGTATGGAGAATTCAaaggagaagaagatgatgagaaaAGTAGTGAGGAAAGCTCAGATTCTTTGGACAAGAAGATTCCTCTTTTACAAGAAAATATGCAAgtgtaa